In Salisediminibacterium beveridgei, one DNA window encodes the following:
- the queG gene encoding tRNA epoxyqueuosine(34) reductase QueG: MKASELKNKLIEKSRELEIDKIGFASADPFVTLKSRLEDQQSLGFETGFEKGSVKERTEPERLLPEAKTIVSIAMAYPSKLKNPPRSVKGDRRGVFCRASWGEDYHHILKRKLKALEAYLHELMPDERTAVMVDTGELSDRAVAERAGIGWSAKNCAIITPEFGSYVYLGEMLMTAYVEPDTPLEDQCGSCTKCIDACPTDALIQGGQLDSSKCIAYLTLTKSMIPKEYRQKLGNRLYGCDTCQVVCPENKGKNHTHHEEMTPDPEKAKPQLIPLLSLSNKEFKRTFGEVSGSWRGKKPIQRNALIALANFKDVSAVPAIEEVLKNDQRPVMRATAAWALSEIKGDEAMPRLEAHLDDETADEVIAEIADVMKHLSRTTRL, encoded by the coding sequence CTTCGTGACATTGAAATCACGTCTTGAAGACCAGCAGTCGCTGGGTTTTGAAACAGGCTTTGAAAAAGGTTCTGTCAAAGAGCGGACAGAGCCAGAGCGTCTTCTTCCGGAAGCGAAAACCATCGTCTCCATTGCAATGGCCTATCCGTCGAAATTAAAAAACCCGCCCCGGTCTGTAAAAGGAGATCGTCGTGGTGTCTTTTGCAGGGCTTCGTGGGGTGAAGACTATCATCATATTCTGAAACGGAAACTGAAAGCGTTGGAAGCGTATCTGCATGAGTTGATGCCTGATGAACGGACTGCGGTGATGGTTGATACCGGAGAACTCTCCGATCGCGCTGTTGCTGAACGCGCCGGTATTGGCTGGAGTGCGAAAAACTGTGCGATCATCACACCTGAATTTGGTTCGTATGTCTATCTGGGTGAGATGCTGATGACTGCTTACGTGGAACCTGATACACCATTGGAGGATCAATGCGGAAGCTGTACGAAATGCATTGATGCCTGTCCGACCGATGCATTGATTCAAGGGGGTCAACTGGACAGTTCAAAATGCATTGCCTACTTGACGCTGACGAAATCGATGATTCCGAAAGAATACCGTCAGAAACTGGGGAACAGGCTCTATGGATGTGATACCTGCCAAGTCGTCTGTCCCGAAAACAAAGGGAAAAATCATACCCATCACGAAGAGATGACCCCGGACCCTGAAAAAGCAAAACCTCAGTTAATTCCGTTGCTCAGCTTGTCGAATAAAGAGTTTAAGAGAACGTTCGGTGAGGTTTCAGGTTCCTGGCGGGGGAAGAAACCGATTCAACGAAATGCACTCATTGCGTTGGCAAATTTCAAAGATGTTTCAGCGGTCCCTGCGATTGAGGAGGTACTGAAAAACGACCAGCGCCCTGTAATGCGAGCGACAGCTGCGTGGGCCCTTTCGGAGATCAAAGGAGATGAGGCAATGCCTCGTCTCGAGGCGCACTTGGACGACGAAACAGCAGATGAAGTCATTGCCGAAATTGCAGATGTAATGAAACATTTATCCAGAACGACACGTCTATAA